The Streptomyces albofaciens JCM 4342 genome has a segment encoding these proteins:
- a CDS encoding glucosyl-3-phosphoglycerate synthase — translation MLQEVERWLGSRSWSAADRPLDRLLAARRETGQTVSVVLPALDEEATVGAIVETIRTELMTPSVPLVDELVVLDSGSTDGTAKVAAEAGARVVHRDEVLPRLPALPGKGEVLWRSLLATRGDIVCFIDADLREFSATFVSGIVGPLLTDPGVQFVKGMYDRPLGEAAGQGGRVTELVARPLLNLHWPQLAGFVQPLGGEYAARRSLLERLPFPVGYGVELGLLVDALHTAGLDALGQVDIGVRKHRHQGGQALGRMAAAIYRTAQLRLARGHLVRPRLTQFERGEAGFVPRTWDVDTEERPPMAEIPEYAERRAA, via the coding sequence GTGCTGCAAGAGGTGGAGCGCTGGCTGGGCAGCCGGTCCTGGTCGGCCGCCGACCGCCCGCTCGACCGGCTGCTGGCCGCCAGGCGCGAGACGGGGCAGACGGTCTCCGTCGTGCTGCCGGCGCTCGACGAGGAGGCGACGGTCGGCGCGATCGTCGAGACGATCCGCACGGAACTGATGACACCGTCGGTGCCGCTCGTCGACGAGCTGGTGGTGCTGGACTCCGGGTCCACGGACGGCACGGCCAAGGTCGCGGCCGAGGCGGGCGCGCGGGTGGTCCACCGGGACGAGGTGCTGCCGCGGCTGCCCGCGCTGCCCGGCAAGGGCGAGGTGCTGTGGCGCTCCCTGCTGGCCACCCGCGGTGACATCGTCTGCTTCATCGACGCCGACCTGCGCGAGTTCTCCGCCACGTTCGTCTCCGGGATCGTCGGCCCGCTGCTGACCGACCCGGGCGTGCAGTTCGTCAAGGGCATGTACGACCGTCCGCTGGGCGAGGCGGCCGGACAGGGCGGCCGGGTCACCGAGCTGGTCGCCCGCCCGCTGCTGAACCTGCACTGGCCGCAGCTGGCCGGGTTCGTGCAGCCGCTGGGCGGGGAGTACGCGGCCCGCAGGTCCCTGCTGGAGCGGCTGCCGTTCCCGGTGGGGTACGGCGTGGAGCTGGGCCTGCTGGTCGACGCGCTGCACACGGCCGGGCTGGACGCGCTGGGCCAGGTGGACATCGGCGTACGCAAGCACCGCCACCAGGGCGGTCAGGCGCTCGGCCGGATGGCCGCGGCGATCTACCGCACCGCGCAGCTGCGGCTGGCGCGCGGCCATCTGGTGCGCCCGCGGCTGACCCAGTTCGAGCGCGGCGAGGCCGGTTTCGTACCGCGCACCTGGGACGTGGACACCGAGGAGCGGCCGCCGATGGCGGAGATCCCGGAGTACGCGGAGCGGCGCGCGGCCTGA
- a CDS encoding alpha,alpha-trehalose-phosphate synthase (UDP-forming): MVSERSGAQVLVASNRGPVSYTKGDDGALTAKRGGGGLVSGLSAIGSDAGAVWVCAALGDGDREAARRSGGHLDTADTGGQHVRMLDIPAEVFTDAYNGIANSVLWFVHHMLYQTPLEPSFDEAFRAQWASYEAYNAAFADALADEAAPGAVVLVQDYHLTLVPGLLRARRPDLRIGHFSHTPWAPADYFRMLPDDVAEAVLRGMLGGDRAAFLTRRWAEAFADCCAAVLGAGVARDADGELSVTHEGRTTRLGVHGLGADAEFLRERAHRPDVDERLAALREQIGGEDRKTIVRVDRTELSKNIVRGLRAYRALLAGHPEWRERVVHIAFAYPSRQDLEVYRAYTDEVGRLAEEINAEYGTPGWQPVVLHVKDDFARSLAAYRLADVALVNPIRDGMNLVAKEVPVISERGCALVLSREAGAYAELGDDAFCVNPYDITGTARALHEALSLEDGERAERTKRLAAAATALPPDRWFLQQLQALER; the protein is encoded by the coding sequence ATGGTCTCCGAGCGTTCTGGTGCCCAGGTTCTCGTCGCGTCCAACCGCGGCCCGGTGTCGTACACGAAGGGGGACGACGGCGCGCTCACCGCCAAACGGGGCGGTGGCGGGCTGGTCTCCGGCCTCTCCGCCATCGGGTCCGACGCCGGGGCGGTGTGGGTGTGCGCCGCCCTCGGGGACGGCGACCGCGAGGCGGCCCGGCGCAGCGGCGGCCACCTGGACACCGCCGACACGGGCGGCCAGCACGTACGCATGCTGGACATCCCCGCCGAGGTCTTCACCGACGCCTACAACGGCATCGCCAACTCGGTGCTCTGGTTCGTCCACCACATGCTCTACCAGACGCCCCTGGAGCCCTCCTTCGACGAGGCGTTCCGCGCGCAGTGGGCGTCGTACGAGGCGTACAACGCGGCCTTCGCGGACGCGCTCGCCGACGAGGCCGCGCCCGGCGCCGTGGTGCTGGTGCAGGACTACCACCTCACGCTGGTGCCGGGCCTGCTCCGGGCCCGCCGCCCCGACCTGCGCATCGGGCACTTCTCGCACACGCCGTGGGCGCCCGCCGACTACTTCCGCATGCTGCCGGACGACGTGGCCGAGGCGGTGCTGCGCGGGATGCTGGGCGGCGACCGGGCGGCGTTCCTGACCCGGCGCTGGGCCGAGGCGTTCGCGGACTGCTGCGCGGCGGTGCTGGGCGCCGGGGTGGCGCGCGACGCGGACGGGGAGCTGAGCGTCACGCACGAGGGCCGGACGACCCGGCTGGGCGTGCACGGCCTGGGCGCGGACGCGGAGTTCCTGCGGGAGCGGGCGCACCGGCCGGACGTGGACGAACGGCTGGCGGCGCTGCGCGAGCAGATCGGCGGCGAGGACCGCAAGACGATCGTGCGGGTGGACCGTACGGAGCTGTCGAAGAACATCGTGCGCGGGCTGCGCGCGTACCGGGCGCTGCTGGCCGGCCACCCGGAGTGGCGCGAACGGGTCGTGCACATAGCGTTCGCCTACCCCTCCCGGCAGGACCTGGAGGTCTACCGCGCGTACACGGACGAGGTCGGGCGGCTGGCCGAGGAGATCAACGCCGAGTACGGCACCCCGGGCTGGCAGCCGGTCGTGCTGCACGTGAAGGACGACTTCGCGCGGTCGCTGGCCGCCTACCGGCTCGCCGACGTGGCGCTGGTCAACCCGATCAGGGACGGCATGAACCTGGTCGCCAAGGAGGTCCCGGTGATCTCGGAGCGGGGCTGCGCGCTGGTGCTGTCCCGGGAGGCCGGGGCGTACGCGGAGCTGGGCGACGACGCGTTCTGCGTCAATCCGTACGACATCACGGGCACCGCCCGCGCCCTGCACGAGGCGCTGTCCCTGGAGGACGGCGAGCGGGCCGAGCGCACGAAGCGGCTGGCCGCGGCGGCCACCGCGCTGCCGCCGGACCGCTGGTTCCTCCAGCAGTTGCAGGCGCTGGAGCGGTAG